A window from Primulina huaijiensis isolate GDHJ02 chromosome 11, ASM1229523v2, whole genome shotgun sequence encodes these proteins:
- the LOC140987142 gene encoding eukaryotic translation initiation factor 1A-like: MPKNKGKGGKNRKRGKNEADDEKRELVFKEDGQEYAQVQRMLGNGRCEATCIDGVKRLCHIRGKMHKKVWIAAGDIILVGLRDYQDDKADVILKYMPDEARLLKAYGELPENTRLNEGIAGGLDEEDDGPGDDYIEFEDEDIDKL, translated from the exons ATGCCGAAGAACAAGGGTAAGGGAGGTAAGAATCGTAAGAGGGGAAAGAACGAAGCTGATGATGAGAAGCGAGAGCTGGTATTCAAGGAGGATGGGCAGGAATATGCCCAGGTGCAGCGAATGCTCGGGAACGGCAGATGCGAAGCCACCTGCATAGACGGCGTTAAGCGCCTTTGCCATATCCGTGGAAAGATGCACAAAAAGGTCTGGATCGCTGCCGGTGATATTATTCTGGTCGGGCTTCGTGATTATCAG GATGACAAGGCAGATGTAATTCTGAAGTACATGCCGGACGAAGCTAGATTATTGAAGGCTTATGGCGAGCTGCCCGAAAACACGAGGCTTAACGAAGGTATTGCTGGTGGGCTCGATGAGGAAGATGACGGccctggtgatgattatattgaATTCGAAGATGAGGACATTGACAAACTATAA